GGTTCGCCTGCCGCGGTGCGGCGCAGAAACAGCGACGCCATCACCGGTACGTAAGTCAACGCGAAGAGCAGCGAGCCACTGAGGGCGAAGATCACGGTCAGCGCCATCGGCCGAAACATTTTCCCTTCGACGTTTTCGAAGGTCAGGATCGGCAAATACACCACGATGATGATGGCAATGGCGAACACGATTGGGCGCAGAACCTCGCGTCCCGCGTCGAACACGATATTTGCCCGCGAGCGCAGCGCATCCGTCTCGCGCGACAGGCGATGGAAGATGTTCTCGATCATCACCACCGAGCCGTCGACGATGAGCCCAAAATCGATCGCGCCGAGGCTCATCAGGTTGCCCGACAGCCCGACGTAGTTCATGCCCAGGAACGCGGCGAGCAGCGAAAGCGGGATGACCGAGGCGACGATCAGACTTGCACGGATGTCGCCGAGGAACAGGAACAGCACCAGGCTGACTAAAATCGCGCCCTCGGCGAGATTGTGCGCAACCGTCTCAATGGTGCGCCGGATCAGATCGGAGCGATCGTAGTAGGTTTCGATCCGAACCCCGGCGGGGAGAGTGGGTTCGATTTGCTTGAGCTTCGACTTTACCCCGTCGACCACGGTACGGGCATTCTGCCCGATCAGCAGCATGACCACTCCCGCGACGGTTTCTCCCTGGCCGTCGTGGGTAACGGCACCCTGTCGCAACATCGGTGCAAACTCGACCCGTCCCAGGTGGCGGACATAGATCGGCACGCCATTGCGGGTGCTGACGACCACATTGCCGAGGTCGCTGAGTCGGGTAATCAGGCCGCTCCCGCGAATGACCTCCTGCTCACCGTTATGGATGATGTAGCCACCGCCCGCGCTGAGATTGTTGCGTTCCAACGCGTGAAAAACGTCCTCCAGTTTCAGTCCGTACGCCACGAGCGAATCGGGACGAAGTTGCAATTCGTAGGTCTTGAGTTCACCGCCGTAGGAGTTGACCTCTACCACTCCCGGGACTTCCTTGAGACGCGGGGCGATTTGCCAGTCGAGGATCGACCTTAGTTCCATCAGCGACCGATTCGGATCAACGACCCGGAACTGAAAGATCTCGCCCAGCGTGGTTGAGACGGGAGTCATCTGCGGAGGCCCGTACCCGTGCGGAATCATCGCGGCCGCGGCGGGCAGGCGCTCCATCACGAGCCGCCGTGCGAAATAGACGTCGAGCTTCTCGTCGAAGTAGACCGAAACTGACGACAGGCCGAAGCGCGAGATGGAGCGCAGTTCCTTGATGCCGGTAAGTCCGCGCATCGACACTTCGATCGGGAAGGTGATCAGCTTTTCGACCTCGACCGCACCCAGTCCCGGCGCATCCGTAACGATGGTCACGAGGTTGGGGGTTACGTCCGGCGACGCATCGATGGGCAAGCGGACCATTGCCTGAAGGCCTATTCCGAGGAAGACCACGACCAGCATGATCGTCATCAGACGGTTCTTGAGTGCGGCTTCGAAAATCGCGCGAGCCATGTCAGCCGTGCATCCCTCTGGCCAGCAGAGTCTTCAGCACGAGCCCGCCGCGGCTCACCACCCGATCGCCTTCGTGCAGGCCCGAGAGCACCTCGACCATCTCCCCCGCCGCTGCGCCCGGCTGCACGCGCCGCGCCGAATACACGCCATTGCCGGCCGCTACGAATGCGACTTTTTCGCCGTTGACTTCGAAGATTGCGGACTCCGGGGCGACCAGGACACGGCGCGCCTCGCTGACTTCTATCGCCGCGCGCGCGAACATTCCGGGCTTGAGAAGGTGGTCGGGGTTGGGTACTTCGATGCGCGCCTGCACGGTGCGGTTGGCGCGGTCGATCTCGCTCCCCGTGTAGGTGACTTTTCCCACGAAGGCGCGGTCTGGGTAGGCTTCGACGCTGATGGTCGCATTCTCGCCGTCGTGCAGTCCGGCCAGACTGTGCTCGAACACCGATGCCATGACCCACACCCGGTCGAGATTGATGACGATCAGCGGGTCGTCGTCGCGATCGATGATGGTTCCGATGGTCAAGTCTCGTTTCACCAGGGTCCCTTCGATTGGCGAAGCGAGCGGAAACTCCGACAGAGCGGGGCCGTTCTCGGACCAGCTGAGGGTCTCGAGCTGCTTGGCGGGAATCAGCAGGCGAAGCGTTTCGCGGGCCTCCTTCAGTTGCGCCAACGCGGTGTCGCGCGCAGCGCGTGCCTCAAGAACGTCTTTCATGGGCGTAATTTTCTTGGCGAACAAATCTTCTTCGCGCTTGAGGTTCTGCTCGGCGATCGCGTAAAGCGATTTGGTTTTGAGATACTCGGCCTTGGCGCGTCCCAGTTCCTCGCTGCTCAGGATGACCAGGGTTTGCCCCGGACGCACTTGCTGTCCGAGGTCGGCCACCAGCTTGACCACTCTGGCCGGGATGCGAGTGGTGACGTGAGCGACGGCGTTGGTGTCGGGCTCGATGATTGCCGTGGCGCTGATGTTCCCGACAATTCGTTTTCGATCGATCGAGGTGAGTACAATTTGGCTCGCGGCATCCGAAGTTTCCGGCAGTTTCACGAGAGTGCCGTCGATCTGCGACTGGCCGCGCACCAGGCCGGCGAAAAATGGCACCAGCAGCACCGCGAACAATCCCAGGGCAGCCGGCTTCATATTTGGCCTCCCAAAGCCAGCTCCAGTGCCACCCTCG
This is a stretch of genomic DNA from Candidatus Binataceae bacterium. It encodes these proteins:
- a CDS encoding efflux RND transporter periplasmic adaptor subunit, with product MKPAALGLFAVLLVPFFAGLVRGQSQIDGTLVKLPETSDAASQIVLTSIDRKRIVGNISATAIIEPDTNAVAHVTTRIPARVVKLVADLGQQVRPGQTLVILSSEELGRAKAEYLKTKSLYAIAEQNLKREEDLFAKKITPMKDVLEARAARDTALAQLKEARETLRLLIPAKQLETLSWSENGPALSEFPLASPIEGTLVKRDLTIGTIIDRDDDPLIVINLDRVWVMASVFEHSLAGLHDGENATISVEAYPDRAFVGKVTYTGSEIDRANRTVQARIEVPNPDHLLKPGMFARAAIEVSEARRVLVAPESAIFEVNGEKVAFVAAGNGVYSARRVQPGAAAGEMVEVLSGLHEGDRVVSRGGLVLKTLLARGMHG
- a CDS encoding efflux RND transporter permease subunit, with the translated sequence MARAIFEAALKNRLMTIMLVVVFLGIGLQAMVRLPIDASPDVTPNLVTIVTDAPGLGAVEVEKLITFPIEVSMRGLTGIKELRSISRFGLSSVSVYFDEKLDVYFARRLVMERLPAAAAMIPHGYGPPQMTPVSTTLGEIFQFRVVDPNRSLMELRSILDWQIAPRLKEVPGVVEVNSYGGELKTYELQLRPDSLVAYGLKLEDVFHALERNNLSAGGGYIIHNGEQEVIRGSGLITRLSDLGNVVVSTRNGVPIYVRHLGRVEFAPMLRQGAVTHDGQGETVAGVVMLLIGQNARTVVDGVKSKLKQIEPTLPAGVRIETYYDRSDLIRRTIETVAHNLAEGAILVSLVLFLFLGDIRASLIVASVIPLSLLAAFLGMNYVGLSGNLMSLGAIDFGLIVDGSVVMIENIFHRLSRETDALRSRANIVFDAGREVLRPIVFAIAIIIVVYLPILTFENVEGKMFRPMALTVIFALSGSLLFALTYVPVMASLFLRRTAAGEPWITRQAANLHERIRALTLAGPRRVIIGTLALLIVSFAIAPFLGTEFVPTLDEGTLNLDVMQVPSISLENAIKTSTEAERAMLEIPEVEHVLSRIGRPEIATDTIGPDEADVYVFLKPKK